The DNA segment TCTTGCCTCACACAGAGCAGAGGCACCACTCACTATAGCTCTTACTGCCCTGTGATGCATGATCACTGCCTATTGCTCAAAAGCAAGCACTGTTCCCTGCAGGCACTGCCAACGCTGCCCATCTCCTCACACAGCCCTGAGGATAACACTATTCACAGGGAACTCACCAGGCCACATCGAAGCGGAAGCCCAGGTCAAATATTGTGTAGCAGATCCCTGGAAAGCAAGAGTGACACACAAACCTTCAGTCAGGCACCTACGACCTCCTGGCACTGCTGAACTGCCATAGCAGAGGCCCAGGAGCACAACACAGCATGCAGATGGGCTATGGCGAATACTGGCTCAGACATACAGAGCTGTGAGGAAGGGTGTCTGTGTCATGTGTCGTGTCCCCCCACCAAATCCAAACCCATTGATTCCAGCACTCCCACATCAGCTCAGGACAGAGACAGCCCAGACATGTAATATTACCAGACCCCACTGTGATACTCTAGTCCTCACCCAGCAGAGGATCACGGTGGTTGTTGCACCCATTGTTCCCTGACCACGCTGAGCACCTAGAGGCTGTGCTGGGCTACTGGGGTTCAAGGGCAaccctgtcctggttttggtgATGACAAACCCACAGCCCCGAGCCCCAACATGGCCTCCATTCACATCTCCCaacagctgagctctgctggagGGCCATGGCACATGGTGACCAGCTGTGAGCTCTTCTCTCTCACACAGGAGCAAGGCTGTGCCCTGACTGACCATCACATGCTGCTCCATCACCATCACACCATGGTCTGTGATGTTCATCCAGGATCCCATCAACaccagaagctgcagctgccccccagcacccacattTCCAAGGCTGTGGACATTCAAGACATGCCTGTTGACCTCAGCATTCCCCCCAGGGTTCATCGTTTCCAGATAAATCATATTCCAACACAGGCAGGAGACACCAAAGCACAGCCCTGAGAAACCCAGACAAGCCCTTCCTTTCCAGGAAGGGATACAAGGACAGCTTGTCCTGCTGTACCCTGAGTGCTCCTCTCCCATGCTGCATAGCAGTGGGAGTCACACCCAGCATCGCTGCACAGCCAAGCACAAAGTGCACCAAAACCCTGCCTTGGTCTGAGCTTCTGAGCAGGAAAACCAGCTATAGACCAGAAGAGACACTTGCTCTTCATATTGCTCACTGtgcacagctggaaaaaagaTGGTGACCCAGCCCTAAGGGACAGATATGCACAGGCAGCATCAGCACTGTATGCTCCACACCAGATAAGGAGGGCGAAGAGATGCCTTTACCATCACTGACCAGAGCCAGTGGCTGTGTGATGACAGCCCTGCATGCAGCCAAGAAAAGATTAAATGGGAGACTTCTGACATgcttaaaagcagcaaagaggCCACAAAACATGTCCTGCAAGACAACTCATCCCATGTGAGGGCCTTGGCAGTGCAGCATAGGGAGACCTGTCCTTACAGCAGGGATGACCCTGTCATCCCTATGTGTTACACCTCATACAAGGGTCTCAGCACCCCCCTCGCAACGTACAAGCACTGTTGGGTGAGCTGGCCCACAAATGGGAAGTGGTGATGCTTGTCACTCCTCCTGGAGCAGAATCAGGATGCCCTCTCCCCTGCAGTGATGCACACAAAGGAGGAACGGTGCCACCATGGCCAGGGAGCGTTGAGGGAAGCCACATCCCAGCCTGCACGCCTGGCGACCTTCAGGGGTGATCTCCACTGTGCTGGGCCCGGCCAGCCCATGACTTGTGTTTTGGCTTTGCTGCTTGGCTGGTGGAGCAGGAACTGAAACCAACCAGCCCCAGCTGCCCTCACTCCCCAGGAGTAGCAAAGAAGAGCTACAACCAGCTCAGGGCAGATCCTGAGGGCATCTTATACCTCTTCAAGAGCACGTGTAGCCTTGGATTCATATACAAAAGGAACAGGGTGAAAGATGCTTTTCTGTGAGTTCTGGCTCCCAGCCCTGTAGCcataagaacagaaaagagtaAGGGCAACAGGACCAGAGCACCAAAGTAGGGCTCAGAACAAGTAAAGCACTAAAGAAACACCACTGCAACAGTGTACCAAGCAAGACCGCTTCCTGCTCATGCCTTCTCTGCAAAGAGAttggagcagggaaggggaagtTAAGAGCATCTGGGCTCAGCTCGTTGAGATTTTCCAACAGCCAAGTTTGCACTGGTGTGAGCCCATGATTCAGAGCACACAGTCAGGCAGCCCTGACCCTGGCACTGGGTTCACCAGGCCCTGGAAACACGAGGGAGTGAGACACCCTCTGCTTCTGACTCGGTGTCTCCCCTCACCCAAACACTGAGGCAGGAGCCAAGGTCTCCTCATCCTCTGCCTCGCTTGTGGCCACTTCACGCTGcactgaaagaggaaataaCCAGCGGCTACAGCGTAGAATCTATCCACTACCCCATGGACCTTAGTGCCCCTGTGCCCGATGGGATCAGGAGCAAAGCCTGGGATGCCacaagctgcagcacagccacacaCCAGCTCTGCAATCATTCGGACAAACTGCACTTTTACTTATGCCGTGGCAAAGCAGGAGGCAAACCCAGGAGACACTCACTGTCACAGCCTAGAGAAACAAGCACCTGCCTTTACCTCCCCCGGTCTGCCAAACCCAAACCGAACGCTTGACTGGCACCAGCACCGTCCTGCtctcacatacacacagaaGCAGATGGGCTGCTCAAGCCGGACAGGCTCAGAGCACCGAAAGCCGCACGTCCAAGGGTGCCTAGCATTTACACGACACTGCTGGGGGTCCAACCCCCGACGGAGCAGCCGAGAGCACCATGGGGTGACATGAGGCCTGAGGAGCCCCACAGCAGCGCTCCGGTGCCACGGGCCAACCCTCCCACCTCCCCCGTGAGTAGCTCGGCCACCGGGGGCCTGTCAAAGCTGCGCCCCCAGCTTGcctcttcctttcccacacCGCAGCCCCTCTCCGAGCCCAAACCGCAGTGCCCAgactccctcctgccccacaccccccgcGCCCGTCCCCGCGGCCTCCCGCTGTCGGTGACCGCAGCCCCAGCGCTGACCGACGCCCAGCATCGTGGTCCAGAAGGCGAGGCCGAGCCCCGAGTACAGCAACGCGAGCCCCGTCATGGCGGCGGCGGtgcgggacgggacgggaccgACCGGACGGAGCGGAGCCGAGCGGGCCGGGAGCGCGCGCGTCACCTGACCCGCGCGGCACACGTGAACGGAACCTCAGCACCCAGGCAGGAGTAGCGTGACGTTATCGCCTCTATCGCGCCCGCTTATTGGTTGCCGGGCCTGACAGCTGCGGGGGAACTACATAGACCATAACACACCGCGAAAAATCGCCCCTTCCCATTGGctgctcttcccctcccccGCCATGCCGTGAGGCGCGATAGGCTCCACTTTCCCAGGGGCGGGATTTCCGCGGACGGGGTGGGCGGGGCCTTCTCCCGGAAGCGGGCTCCGAGGCGCTCGTGTGGCGCGCCGGGCCCCGCGGCGCCATGGCAACGGCCTTCAGCAGCGACGGGGAGGCCGTGCTGAGGAGGGAGCTGGGCCCGGCCGCGGCACCACCGGCACCGCGGGGAGACCTCGACGGCTTCTACGAGATGGGCCGGGCTGTCGCCTTCGTGCGGGGCCGTGGGTTCCGCAAGgtgagcggggccgggggcggAGGAGGCCGGGGACAGCGGGtctcccctccctgctgcctcaCCCCCGTGCCCCGTCCCCCAGGTAGCCCTCCAGTTCCCGGACGAGCTCCTGGCGGACGCGGCCACGGTGGCGGCGCGGATAGAGGCGGAGACCGGGGCTGAGGTGTATGTCCTGGGAGACACCACGTACGGCAGGTCGGTGTGGGGCAGTGCGGGGTCCCGGCATTCCTCTGCGGGCAGGAACGGGGTGCTCGTCCCCTGCCTGGCAGGGCCGAGGGCCGGAGTGGGAAGAGCCGGTCTGACACCTGGTTCTCCCCACAGCTGCTGCGTGGACGAAGTGGCCGCGGAGCACGCGTGTGCCGAGGCGGTGCTGCACTACGGCCCGGCCTGCCTCAGCCCCTGCAGGAAGCTCCCTGTGCTGCACATCTTCGGGAAACAGCCCCTGGATATCGGGCGTTGCGCAGAGGCCTTTCGGGAGCTCTATGCAGACCGGCAGAGCCGCGTGGTGGTGCTGAGCGATGTGGTCTATGCCCATGCGATGGGTGAGTGCTCGGGGTCCGGGAGGGGGCCTCTGGcgctgctctgctctctgcagagctgctggagggggagcAGGCAAGCGGTCCCCACTGTCAGGCTTGATTTCCCTCCTCTTGCCCAGTCTGCTGTCCCGTCTTGGTTGGATCTGTGGACATGTTTTGTTCTCACTCCTATCTTCCTTCAGGTGAGTTGGAGCAGCAGTTGTGCCCCGAGTATCCCAATACCGTCTTCTCCAGGGTGGTGTATGGAGACCCTCCTGACCCTGCACTGCCTGGGGAGGAACGGCAGTTTGGTCGCCAGTTCCTGGTGGAGGCCCCGGAAGGGCTGCAGGACTGTGCCATGTTCTATGTGGGCACTGAGGGCCTGACCCTCACCAACTTCATGCTTACCTGGAATCgctgctccttcagctccttTGACCCCACCACCAACTGTGGCCGCCGGGAGACCCTCAATGTCAACCGTGCCCTGATGCGACGGCTCTACCTGGTGGAGCGGGCCCGGGATGCCCGAGTGGTGGGCATCCTGGTAGGCACCCTTGGTGTGGCAGGCTACCTGGATGTGCTGCAGCACCTTCGGGAGTTGCTGCGCCGGGCTGGCAAGCGCAGCTA comes from the Melopsittacus undulatus isolate bMelUnd1 chromosome 6, bMelUnd1.mat.Z, whole genome shotgun sequence genome and includes:
- the DPH2 gene encoding 2-(3-amino-3-carboxypropyl)histidine synthase subunit 2, coding for MATAFSSDGEAVLRRELGPAAAPPAPRGDLDGFYEMGRAVAFVRGRGFRKVALQFPDELLADAATVAARIEAETGAEVYVLGDTTYGSCCVDEVAAEHACAEAVLHYGPACLSPCRKLPVLHIFGKQPLDIGRCAEAFRELYADRQSRVVVLSDVVYAHAMGELEQQLCPEYPNTVFSRVVYGDPPDPALPGEERQFGRQFLVEAPEGLQDCAMFYVGTEGLTLTNFMLTWNRCSFSSFDPTTNCGRRETLNVNRALMRRLYLVERARDARVVGILVGTLGVAGYLDVLQHLRELLRRAGKRSYTLAVGKPNPAKLANFLEVDVFVLVACAQNSLLDSSDFYQPVVTPYELELACNPAREWTGNYLTDFRDLLPGACAHVELPPAIPAAEAIPDVSLITGEMRATHICDPPASQLPSSTALACRDQTNALAEISPAASFLESRSWQGLEQQLGQTPVSKAVQGRRGIAIAYEDEGREQS